One Setaria italica strain Yugu1 chromosome II, Setaria_italica_v2.0, whole genome shotgun sequence DNA segment encodes these proteins:
- the LOC101756429 gene encoding novel plant SNARE 13: MASDVPMSPELEQVDGEIRDIFRDLQKGFQKMDKIKDSNRQSKQLEDLTGKMRECKRLIKEFDRILKDEEKKNTPDVNKQLNDKKQFMIKELNSYVTLRKTYQSSLGNKRIELFDTGNDQVAEDTPVQMASEMSNQELISAGRKQMDQTDQAIERSKMVVAQTVEVGAQTAATLTQQTEQMKRIGNELDSVHFSLKKASQMVKEIGRQVATDKCIMAFLFLIVCGVIAIIVVKIVNPHNKSLRDIPGLAPPAMNRKLLSIDPFGGL, translated from the exons ATGGCGAGCGACGTGCCCATGAGCCCCGAGCTCGAGCAGGTGGACGGCGAGATCCGGGACATCTTCCGCGACCTCCA AAAGGGGTTCCAGAAGATGGACAAGATCAAGGACTCCAACAGGCAGTCCAAGCAGCTGGAGGATCTCACCGGCAAGATGAGGGAGTGCAAGCG ATTGATCAAAGAATTTGATCGCATTCTCAAAGATGAGGAGAAAAAGAACACTCCTGATGTCAACAAACAGCTAAATGATAAGAAGCAGTTCATG ATCAAAGAGTTGAATTCCTATGTCACCTTGAGGAAAAC GTACCAAAGTAGCCTTGGTAATAAGAGGATCGAATTATTCGACACTGGTAACGATCAAGTGGCTGAGGACACACCAGTTCAAATGGCATCAG AAATGTCAAATCAAGAACTCATTAGCGCTGGAAGGAAACAAATGGATCAAACTGACCAAGCTATTGAGCGTTCAAAAATG GTTGTAGCACAAACTGTTGAAGTTGGAGCTCAGACTGCTGCAACTCTGACACAGCAA ACAGAACAAATGAAGAGAATTGGCAATGAGCTTGACTCTGTTCATTTCTCCCTGAAGAAGGCTAGTCAAATGGTGAAAGAGATTGGTCGCCAG GTTGCAACTGACAAATGCATTATGGCGTTCCTGTTTCTGATTGTATGCGGTGTTATTGCAATAATTGTTGTCAAG ATTGTCAACCCGCACAACAAGAGCCTCAGGGACATCCCGGGCCTGGCGCCTCCTGCTATGAACAGGAAGCTGCTCTCCATCGACCCTTTCGGAGGACTCTGA
- the LOC101756830 gene encoding serine/threonine-protein kinase haspin homolog has product MASREGDTWSEIVASGGLRPPHIGVVYGRRRVEESSGRRNTDMRGSFGGEQRPSFAPRKRTSWNRSLSIRGRESIFVAPGAHLQQQKPSRAQKRPPKPCNRVKKTPSGPLDLRKEKAYFEEVDAFELIEESPSPKTFGSWNREMEQNHIIHDLPAILERWKISKLARRVSSEPLFHIMETPIIPSVLSSNSTSSSLFRTPEKDTWSGTHTTGRAIPLGYTDISLNSTAKETNIFTSFSKLNIKEEPVEASIPWSGEALTAFEQLLMVCRQSEPVTLAEVFSAYCEPGSIKKLGEGTYGEAYRAGRTVCKVVPFDGDLLVNGETQKRSEEILEEVLLSLTLNNLRSNQADDEKKDSCNGFIETKDFRVCQGPYDPYLISAWEDFDAKRGSENDHPKEFTSEQCYIVFVLADGGTDLESFALVDYNEARSLLVQVTASLAVAESACEFEHRDLHWGNILLAQEETPDTNHTVRFALQGKRMNAKTFGLNVSIIDFTLSRINTGTAILFLDLSADPALFQGKKGDKQAETYRKMKEITQEHWEGSFPKTNVVWIIYLVDMVLHKMKALALGAKVDRELRSFKKRLASCESARDCLADPFFSDLLLEEDPQVTPMPQLEYDL; this is encoded by the exons ATGGCGTCTCGAGAAG GCGACACGTGGTCGGAGATCGTTGCCAGCGGCGGGCTCCGGCCGCCCCACATCGGCGTCGTGTACGGTCGTCGCCGGGTCGAGGAGTCGTCAGGCCGGAGGAACACGGATAT GAGGGGCAGCttcggcggcgagcagcggccGAGCTTCGCGCCGAGGAAGCGGACCAGCTGGAATCGGTCGCTTTCCATCAG AGGACGAGAAAGTATCTTTGTTGCTCCTGGTGCACATCTTCAGCAACAGAAACCCAGCAGAGCACAAAAAAGACCACCCAAACCGTGCAACCGAGTG AAGAAAACTCCAAGTGGCCCTCTGGATTTGAGGAAGGAGAAGGCATATTTTGAAGAAGTTGATGCTTTTGAGCTCATCGAGGAGAGTCCTTCTCCGAAGACCTTTGGCTCATGGAACAGAGAAATGGAGCAGAATCACATTATTCATGATCTTCCTGCAATATTGGAGAGGTGGAAAATTTCCAAGCTTGCAAGACGTGTATCATCCGAGCCATTGTTTCACATAATGGAGACACCAATTATACCATCTGTACTTAGTAGCAATAGTACATCTAGTAGTTTATTTAGAACCCCTGAAAAAGATACATGGTCAGGGACACACACCACAGGAAGAGCAATCCCTCTAGGATACACTGATATCAGTTTAAATAGCACCGCAAAAGAAACCAACATCTTTACATCATTCAGTAAACTGAACATTAAGGAGGAGCCTGTTGAAGCCAGTATTCCATGGAGTGGTGAAGCTCTGACTGCTTTTGAGCAGCTCCTGATGGTTTGCAGGCAGTCTGAACCAGTTACACTGGCAGAAGTTTTCTCTGCTTATTG TGAGCCAGGAAGCATCAAGAAACTGGGTGAAGGCACATATGGGGAGGCCTATAGAGCTGGAAGGACTGTGTGCAAAGTGGTTCCTTTTGACGGAGACTTATTAGTCAATGGAGAAACCCAAAAG AGATCGGAAGAAATACTTGAGGAAGTTTTGCTTTCTCTGACGCTTAATAATCTAAGATCAAACCAAGCTGATGATGAGAAAAAAGATTCATGCAATGGCTTCATTGAGACAAAAGA ctttcgggtttgtcagggaCCATATGACCCTTATCTGATTAGTGCTTGGGAAGACTTTGATGCTAAACGTGGATCCGAAAATGATCATCCAAAGGAGTTTACAAGTGAGCAG TGCTATATCGTCTTTGTGCTAGCTGATGGTGGCACTGATCTTGAAAGTTTTGCTCTGGTTGACTATAATGAGGCTCGCAGTTTACTGGTTCAG GTTACTGCTTCCTTAGCAGTAGCTGAAAGTGCTTGTGAATTTGAACATAGAGATTTGCACTG GGGTAACATTCTTTTGGCTCAAGAGGAAACTCCAGACACAAATCATACAGTGAGGTTTGCTCTTCAAGGGAAGAGGATGAATGCAAAAACTTTTGGTCTGAATGTCTCAATAATTGACTTCACCCTTTCTCGGATCAACACAG GGACAGCCATTCTCTTTCTTGACCTGTCTGCGGATCCTGCATTGTTTCAAGGGAAAAAAGGAGATAAGCAG GCAGAAACATATCgaaaaatgaaagaaattaCCCAGGAACACTGGGAGGGCAG CTTCCCAAAGACCAATGTGGTGTGGATAATTTATCTTGTAGATATGGTGCTACACAAGATGAAAGCCCTT GCTCTTGGTGCCAAAGTGGACCGGGAGCTCCGCTCGTTCAAGAAACGCCTGGCGTCGTGCGAGTCCGCTAGAGATTGTCTCGCCGATCCCTTCTTCAGTGATCTGCTGTTGGAGGAGGATCCACAGGTCACTCCAATGCCGCAGCTGGAATACGATCTGTGA